The following coding sequences are from one Mycolicibacterium aichiense window:
- a CDS encoding TetR/AcrR family transcriptional regulator codes for MKYSGLLAKAVQRFGSPTVEGNAEKILDAALRQFELFGIRRSTVEDITKRSGLARVTLYRTFANKDAIVEAVLLRELERFLSELAAEAGGYDEAEDKLVEGFVFTLNTMRGHALLQRLLATEPETVLPFLTTEGDSVVRTASSFLAHQLAVALPDDTRTQLELLEVAEVTVRVIVSFVLTPSQNVALGDDDALRSFARRYLVPPLLGLAGER; via the coding sequence ATGAAGTACAGCGGCCTGCTCGCCAAAGCGGTGCAGCGTTTCGGGTCGCCGACGGTGGAAGGCAACGCCGAAAAGATCCTGGACGCGGCTTTGCGGCAGTTCGAACTGTTCGGAATTCGGCGGTCCACGGTGGAAGACATCACCAAGCGTTCCGGGCTGGCGCGGGTGACGCTGTACCGGACGTTCGCGAACAAGGACGCGATCGTCGAGGCGGTGCTGCTGCGGGAACTCGAGCGGTTCCTGTCCGAGTTGGCGGCCGAGGCCGGCGGTTACGACGAGGCCGAAGACAAGCTGGTCGAGGGATTCGTCTTCACGCTGAACACCATGCGGGGGCACGCACTACTGCAGCGCCTGCTCGCCACCGAGCCGGAGACGGTGTTGCCGTTCCTGACCACCGAGGGCGACAGCGTCGTGCGGACGGCATCGTCATTCCTGGCTCATCAGCTCGCCGTCGCGCTACCTGACGACACACGCACGCAACTCGAGCTCCTCGAAGTCGCCGAGGTGACCGTTCGGGTCATCGTGTCGTTCGTGCTGACGCCGTCGCAGAACGTCGCCCTCGGTGACGACGACGCTCTGCGCTCGTTCGCGCGGCGGTATCTGGTACCGCCGCTGCTCGGGTTGGCGGGTGAGCGGTAG